In one Arachis duranensis cultivar V14167 chromosome 9, aradu.V14167.gnm2.J7QH, whole genome shotgun sequence genomic region, the following are encoded:
- the LOC107466641 gene encoding coatomer subunit alpha-1 → MLTKFETKSNRVKGLSFHPKRPWILASLHSGVIQLWDYRMGTLIDKFDEHDGPVRGVHFHYSQPLFVSGGDDYKIKVWNYKLHRCLFTLLGHLDYIRTVQFHHENPWIVSASDDQTIRVWNWQSRTCISVLTGHNHYVMCALFHPKEDLVVSASLDQTVRVWDISSLKRKNASPADDLLRLSQMNTDLFGGIDAVVKYVLEGHDRGVNWASFHPTLPLIVSGADDRQVKLWRMNDTKAWEVDTLRGHMNNVSCVMFHAKQDIIVSNSEDKSIRIWDATKRTGIQTFRREHDRFWILAAHPEMNLLAAGHDSGMIVFKLERERPAFVVSGDTLFYTKERFLCSYEFSTQRDTQILPFRRPGSLSLNQSPKTLSYSPTDNAFLLCSDVDGGSYELYCITKDSYGRGDLQDAKKGHGGSAVFVSRNRFAVLEKSNNQVLVKNSKNETVKKSALPIATDAIFYAGTGNVLCRSEDRVVIFDLQQRIVLGELQTPFIKYVVWSNDMEHVALLSKHAIIIASKKLVHQCTLHETIRVKSGAWDDNGVFIYTTLNHIKYCLPNGDSGIIKTLDIPIYITKVSGNTIFCLDRDGKSRAIIIDATEYIFKLSLLKKRYDHVMNMIRNSQLCGQAVIAYLQQKGFPEVALHFVKDERIRFNLALESGNIQTAVASATAIDEKDHWYRLGVEALRQGNAGIVEYAYQRTKNFERLSFLYLVTGNLEKLSKMLKIAEVKNDVMGQFHNALYLGDVRERVKILENVGHLPLAYITASVHGLHDVAERLEAELGDDVPSLPEGKVPSLLMPPSPVICGSDWPLLRVMRGMFDGAFDNAGRGVADEEEYEAADADWGEELDIVDVDGIQNGDVAAILEDGEVAEENDEEGGWEMEDLGLGPEEDTPRAANSTSSVFVTPTPGMPVSQIWIQKSSLAADHAAAGNFETAMRLLNRQLGIRNFTPLRSMFIDLHSGSHSYLRAFSSAPVISLAIERGWTESSSANVRGSPALPFKFSQLDEKLRAGYKLTTAGKFTEALRTFVNILHTIPLVVVESRREVDEVKELIIIVKEYVLGLQMELKRREIKDNPARQQELAAYFTHCNLQTPHLRLALQNAMTVCVKAKNLATAYNFARRLLETNPTVESQAKAARQVIAVAERSMTDATELNYDFRNPFVICGATYVPIYRGQKDVSCPYCTSRFVPSQKGELCTVCDLAVVGEDASGLLCSPSQIR, encoded by the exons ATGCTGACTAAGTTCGAGACGAAGAGTAACAGAGTGAAGGGCCTCAGCTTCCACCCCAAGAGGCCATGGATCCTCGCCAGTCTTCACAGTGGAGTTATCCAGCTATGGGATTACCGCATGGGAACCCTAATTGACAAGTTCGACGAGCACGATGGTCCTGTTCGAGGGGTTCATTTCCACTACTCTCAGCCTCTATTCGTTTCCGGAG GTGATGATTACAAGATTAAGGTTTGGAACTACAAGCTGCATAGGTGTTTGTTCACTCTTCTAGGACACCTTGATTATATTCGTACGGTGCAATTTCATCATGAGAACCCATGGATTGTGAGTGCGAGTGATGATCAGACCATTCGCGTTTGGAACTGGCAGTCACGTACCTGTATATCTGTTTTAACTGGCCATAATCATTATGTTATGTGTGCCTTGTTCCATCCAAAGGAGGACCTTGTTGTGTCGGCCTCTCTGGATCAGACTGTTCGTGTTTGGGATATTTCTTCTCTCAAGAGAAAAAATGCGTCTCCTGCGGATGACCTACTGCGGCTGAGTCAGATGAACACAGATCTTTTTGGCGGTATTGATGCAGTTGTTAAGTATGTGTTGGAAGGTCATGACCGGGGAGTCAATTGGGCTTCATTTCATCCTACACTGCCTCTTATTGTTTCGGGAGCAGATGATCGGCAAGTAAAGCTTTGGAGGATGAATG ACACAAAGGCATGGGAAGTGGACACTTTGAGAGGACACATGAATAATGTTTCGTGTGTAATGTTCCATGCAAAACAGGATATTATAGTCTCAAATTCTGAAGATAAAAGTATTCGTATATGGGATGCAACAAAGCGAACTGGAATTCAAACATTCCGCCGAGAGCATGATCGGTTTTGGATTCTTGCAGCCCATCCTGAAATGAACCTGTTGGCAGCTGGTCATGACAGCGGCATGATTGTTTTCAAGCTGGAGAGAGAAAGGCCAGCATTTGTAGTCAGTGGGGATACGTTGTTCTACACAAAAGAACGGTTCTTGTGTTCTTATGAATTCTCCACTCAAAGAGACACACAAATCCTTCCATTTCGAAGACCAGGCTCCCTAAGCTTGAATCAAAGTCCTAAGACTCTTTCCTACAGCCCAACTGACAATGCATTTCTTCTGTGTTCAGATGTGGATGGTGGATCTTATGAATTATATTGCATAACAAAGGACAGCTATGGTAGGGGTGATTTGCAGGATGCTAAAAAAGGTCATGGAGGATCAGCAGTCTTTGTGTCCCGGAATCGGTTTGCCGTGCTTGAGAAGAGCAACAATCAAGTCCTTGTAAAAAATTCGAAGAATGAGACTGTTAAAAAAAGTGCCCTTCCAATTGCCACTGATGCAATATTCTATGCAGGGACTGGGAACGTACTGTGTAGATCAGAGGATAGGGTTGTAATATTTGATCTTCAGCAGAGGATTGTTCTTGGTGAACTTCAGACCCCTTTCATCAAATATGTTGTCTGGTCCAATGACATGGAACATGTTGCTTTGCTCAGCAAACATGCCATTATAATTGCCAGCAAGAAACTTGTGCACCAATGTACTCTCCACGAGACAATCCGTGTAAAAAGTGGAGCCTGGGATGATAATGGAGTTTTCATTTATACAACACTGAACCACATTAAATACTGTCTTCCCAATGGAGATAGTGGGATAATAAAAACACTGGACATTCCAATTTATATCACAAAGGTTTCTGGAAACACAATCTTTTGCTTGGATCGTGATGGAAAAAGCAGAGCAATAATTATTGATGCAACCGAGTATATTTTTAAGCTTTCCCTCTTGAAGAAGAGATATGATCATGTCATGAACATGATAAGGAACTCACAGCTCTGTGGACAAGCTGTGATTGCTTATCTCCAACAGAAGGGCTTTCCCGAGGTTGCACTCCATTTTGTGAAAGATGAGAGGATTCGTTTCAATTTGGCTTTAGAGAGTGGGAACATTCAAACTGCAGTTGCATCAGCTACAGCAATTGATGAGAAAGATCACTGGTATCGTTTGGGGGTTGAGGCTCTTCGCCAAGGCAATGCTGGCATAGTGGAGTATGCTTACCAGAGGACAAAAAATTTTGAGCGATTATCTTTCTTGTATCTTGTCACTGGTAACTTGGAGAAACTTTCAAAGATGTTGAAAATAGCTGAAGTTAAGAATGATGTGATGGGCCAGTTTCACAATGCTTTATATTTGGGTGATGTTCGAGAACGTGTTAAGATCTTGGAGAATGTAGGCCATTTGCCCCTTGCTTACATCACTGCATCAGTCCATGGCCTGCATGATGTTGCTGAGCGGCTTGAAGCTGAACTGGGAGATGATGTTCCATCTTTGCCGGAGGGAAAAGTTCCATCTCTCTTGATGCCGCCATCACCTGTCATATGTGGAAGTGATTGGCCCCTCCTTAGGGTCATGCGAGGCATGTTTGATGGTGCATTTGACAATGCAGGTAGGGGAGTTGCCGATGAAGAAGAGTATGAAGCTGCTGATGCAGATTGGGGCGAGGAGCTTGACATTGTTGATGTGGATGGCATACAAAATGGAGATGTTGCTGCTATCCTGGAGGATGGAGAAGTAGCtgaagaaaatgatgaagaaggtGGATGGGAGATGGAAGATTTAGGTCTGGGCCCTGAAGAGGACACCCCAAGAGCTGCTAATAGCACTTCTTCAGTTTTTGTGACTCCGACACCTGGTATGCCAGTAAGCCAGATATGGATTCAGAAATCATCTCTTGCTGCTGATCACGCAGCTGCTGGAAATTTTGAGACTGCAATGAGGTTATTGAACCGGCAGCTTGGAATAAGAAATTTTACCCCCTTGAGATCTATGTTTATTGATCTCCATAGTGGCAGTCATTCGTATCTGCGTGCATTTTCTTCTGCTCCAGTCATATCACTTGCTATTGAAAGAGGCTGGACTGAATCATCCAGTGCTAATGTGAGGGGCTCACCAGCACTGCCTTTCAAATTCTCTCAACTTGATGAAAAGCTTAGAGCTGGTTATAAGTTAACTACTGCTGGAAAATTCACCGAGGCTCTTCGGACATTTGTTAACATTCTTCATACAATTCCTTTAGTGGTCGTTGAGTCAAGGAGGGAAGTGGATGAGGTGAAGGAACTGATTATCATAGTCAAAGAATATGTTTTGGGTCTGCAGATGGAACTGAAGAGGAGGGAAATCAAGGACAATCCGGCAAGACAGCAGGAACTCGCAGCTTATTTCACTCACTGCAACCTTCAGACACCTCACTTGAGGTTAGCCTTGCAGAATGCCATGACCGTCTGTGTCAAGGCAAAGAACCTTGCAACAGCTTATAACTTTGCCAGGAGGCTACTTGAAACAAATCCCACTGTTGAAAGCCAAGCAAAGGCAGCAAGGCAAGTGATTGCAGTTGCAGAAAGAAGTATGACTGATGCAACAGAGTTGAACTATGATTTCAGAAACCCATTCGTAATTTGCGGTGCAACCTATGTGCCAATCTATCGCGGACAGAAGGATGTCTCTTGCCCATATTGTACTTCCCGATTTGTGCCAAGCCAGAAGGGGGAGCTGTGTACTGTTTGTGATCTTGCGGTGGTAGGGGAAGATGCTTCTGGACTGCTTTGTTCGCCTTCCCAGATACGTTGA